A single window of Magnetococcus marinus MC-1 DNA harbors:
- the alaS gene encoding alanine--tRNA ligase, which produces MNGNEIRKRFVAFFQQHGHTHVESSSLVPRNDPTLLFTNAGMVQFKSLFLGEERRDYSRAVSAQKCVRAGGKHNDLENVGRTARHHTFFEMLGNFSFGDYFKEEAIRLGWRFVTEDLGIDAQRLLVTVYSEDDEAYAIWTQQIGLPADKVIRIPTTDNFWSMGDTGPCGPCSEIFYDYGDTVAGGPPGSEDEDGDRFVEIWNLVFMQYDRSSDGTLTPLPKPSIDTGAGLERLASVLQGKTNNYDTDLFQPLIKAAAALAGVDDTTCSAEQLVSLRVIADHIRSVSFLIADGVLPSNEGRGYVLRRIMRRGMRHGRLLGLEQPFMHKLVETLGALMGDTYPELTAQRKTLAMVIETEEKRFAATLGTGLKHLEEAVAGLRMGDVLDGKTLFTLYDTFGFPLDLTADILRDREIGVDQEGFSACMKEQRERARAAWSGSGEASLGALYHPLLERVGASEFLGYVHESASASVVALIKNGAEVESLTAGDEGSVVCNQTPFYGESGGQVGDRGVIQLANGARFTVTDTQKPLPDLIVHHGKMVTGTVHLGDHAELQVDGATRQAIRLHHSATHLMHHALRAVLGEHVKQAGSHVSAERLRLDFSHFQGMSEEELRAVEDRVNGAILSNVSQETAVMTPQEAVAAGAMALFGEKYGDEVRVVRIGDSMELCGGTHVSRSGDMGIFHILSESAVAAGVRRLEAVCGGRARAIFRGDQEALKAAAALLKTQPNKLAEGIERLLGKQKELEKSLEKLQSAQAGGMVEALLEQAVEVGGIKLLAVEVKGVDGKALREMVDQVKDKLGSGVILLALGGDKVSLVAGVTKDLAGKRVKAGDLMAFAAAMVGGKGGGRPDMAQGGGTEVAAIPTMLTAIPGWLQEQLG; this is translated from the coding sequence ATGAACGGTAATGAGATCCGTAAAAGGTTTGTAGCGTTTTTCCAACAACATGGGCATACCCATGTGGAATCCTCCAGCCTGGTGCCGCGCAACGACCCCACCCTACTTTTCACCAACGCCGGTATGGTGCAGTTTAAAAGTCTTTTTTTGGGCGAAGAGCGGCGGGATTACAGCCGCGCCGTCAGTGCGCAAAAATGCGTGCGTGCCGGGGGTAAGCATAATGATCTGGAGAATGTGGGGCGTACCGCCCGCCACCACACTTTCTTTGAGATGCTGGGTAACTTCTCTTTTGGAGATTATTTCAAGGAGGAGGCGATCCGCCTGGGCTGGCGCTTTGTCACCGAAGATCTGGGTATTGATGCCCAGCGCCTGCTGGTCACGGTCTATAGCGAAGATGACGAAGCCTATGCCATCTGGACCCAACAGATCGGCCTGCCCGCTGACAAGGTGATCCGTATACCCACCACCGATAACTTTTGGTCCATGGGCGATACCGGCCCTTGCGGCCCCTGTAGTGAAATTTTCTATGACTATGGCGACACCGTAGCGGGGGGTCCCCCTGGCTCGGAAGATGAGGATGGTGATCGCTTTGTCGAGATCTGGAACTTGGTCTTTATGCAGTATGACCGCAGCAGCGACGGTACCTTAACCCCCCTGCCCAAACCCAGCATTGATACTGGTGCCGGGCTGGAACGGCTGGCTTCGGTGCTGCAAGGCAAGACCAACAACTATGATACCGACCTTTTTCAGCCTCTTATCAAGGCCGCTGCGGCTTTGGCGGGGGTGGATGATACCACATGCTCGGCGGAGCAGTTGGTCTCATTGCGGGTGATTGCCGACCATATTCGTTCGGTCAGTTTTTTAATTGCCGACGGTGTGTTGCCCTCCAACGAAGGGCGGGGTTACGTGTTACGCCGCATCATGCGGCGGGGCATGCGCCATGGCCGCCTGCTGGGGCTAGAACAGCCCTTTATGCACAAGTTGGTGGAGACGTTAGGGGCATTGATGGGGGATACCTATCCTGAGCTTACCGCCCAACGTAAAACCTTGGCGATGGTGATTGAGACCGAAGAGAAGCGCTTTGCTGCGACTTTGGGCACGGGTCTTAAACATTTGGAGGAGGCGGTCGCAGGTCTGCGTATGGGGGATGTGCTGGATGGCAAGACCCTTTTTACCCTTTACGACACCTTTGGTTTCCCGCTGGATTTGACGGCGGACATCCTGCGTGATCGTGAGATTGGGGTGGATCAGGAGGGCTTTAGCGCTTGCATGAAAGAGCAGCGGGAGCGTGCCCGCGCCGCATGGTCGGGCAGTGGTGAGGCCAGTCTGGGCGCCCTTTATCATCCGCTGTTGGAGCGTGTGGGAGCCAGTGAGTTTTTGGGATATGTGCATGAATCAGCCTCGGCCAGTGTGGTGGCCTTGATTAAAAACGGGGCTGAGGTGGAGAGTCTGACGGCGGGGGATGAGGGCTCCGTGGTCTGCAACCAGACCCCCTTTTATGGGGAGTCCGGTGGCCAAGTGGGGGATCGGGGTGTGATTCAGTTGGCCAATGGTGCCCGCTTTACCGTGACCGATACGCAAAAGCCCCTGCCCGATTTGATTGTACACCATGGTAAAATGGTCACTGGTACGGTGCATCTTGGGGATCATGCCGAGTTACAGGTAGATGGCGCAACCCGTCAGGCGATTCGTCTGCACCACTCGGCTACCCATTTGATGCACCATGCGCTACGGGCGGTGTTGGGGGAGCATGTTAAGCAGGCGGGCTCGCATGTGAGCGCGGAGCGTTTACGTCTCGATTTTTCTCACTTTCAGGGGATGAGTGAAGAGGAGTTGCGGGCGGTGGAGGATCGGGTCAATGGGGCGATATTGAGCAATGTCAGCCAAGAGACCGCCGTGATGACCCCGCAAGAGGCGGTGGCCGCAGGGGCCATGGCGCTGTTTGGGGAGAAGTATGGGGATGAGGTGCGGGTGGTCCGTATTGGCGACAGCATGGAACTCTGTGGGGGTACCCACGTAAGCCGCAGTGGGGATATGGGTATCTTTCATATCCTCTCTGAGAGCGCTGTGGCTGCCGGTGTACGCCGTTTAGAGGCGGTGTGTGGGGGACGTGCCCGAGCCATCTTCCGTGGCGACCAAGAGGCGCTCAAGGCCGCGGCTGCGCTCTTGAAGACACAACCGAATAAACTGGCTGAGGGTATTGAGCGTCTTTTGGGCAAGCAGAAAGAGTTGGAGAAGAGTTTAGAGAAGCTGCAATCGGCGCAGGCGGGGGGCATGGTAGAGGCGTTGTTGGAGCAGGCTGTCGAGGTTGGCGGTATTAAACTGCTGGCGGTAGAGGTTAAGGGGGTTGATGGCAAGGCGCTACGGGAGATGGTGGACCAAGTTAAGGATAAGCTGGGTTCAGGGGTGATTCTGTTGGCGTTGGGAGGGGATAAGGTCTCGTTGGTCGCTGGTGTGACCAAGGATTTGGCGGGCAAGCGGGTCAAGGCGGGGGATTTGATGGCCTTTGCCGCCGCCATGGTGGGGGGCAAGGGTGGAGGTCGTCCAGACATGGCGCAGGGGGGTGGTACCGAGGTTGCGGCTATCCCCACCATGTTGACCGCGATTCCTGGTTGGTTACAGGAACAGCTTGGCTAA
- the flhB gene encoding flagellar biosynthesis protein FlhB — protein sequence MADEDKDSKTEEPTSKRLSDSRNKGQVVSSKEVPTALLMLAALAVFLVQGNELWQALQRKMHFFLSGQISDDITPTGVSLIFNEIIRAVVMDLAPFFALFLVVAIISGLIQHGWLITFEPLMPKFSKVNPLQGLKRLFSVRSLVEAFKSIVKIFVISFAVYLAMRNNIDQILGLADTTITEFTTLMFKDSLEILWRVTLAFLLIAVLDFIYQKFDYIKGLRMSKQEIKDEMKQMEGDPLLKGRIRQIQRELAQSRMMQEVPKADVIITNPTHYACALQYTPGQMSAPKLVAKGKGLIAARIRELADENNIPRVENPPLARTLYRDVELEQFIPPELFKAVAEVLAYVFSLKNRRS from the coding sequence ATGGCAGATGAAGACAAGGACTCAAAAACCGAAGAACCCACATCCAAACGGCTCTCTGACTCACGCAATAAGGGTCAGGTGGTTAGTTCCAAGGAGGTACCCACGGCGCTGCTGATGTTGGCGGCGTTGGCGGTTTTTTTGGTGCAGGGTAATGAGCTGTGGCAGGCTTTACAGCGCAAAATGCATTTTTTTCTGTCTGGGCAGATCTCCGACGATATTACCCCGACAGGGGTGTCGCTTATTTTTAATGAGATCATCCGCGCGGTGGTGATGGATTTGGCGCCCTTTTTTGCGCTTTTTCTCGTGGTTGCCATCATCTCTGGCCTTATTCAACACGGTTGGTTAATCACCTTTGAACCGTTGATGCCCAAATTCTCCAAGGTCAACCCGCTGCAAGGGCTCAAGCGGCTGTTTTCGGTACGTTCGTTGGTGGAGGCGTTTAAATCCATCGTCAAAATTTTTGTGATTAGTTTTGCCGTCTATTTGGCGATGCGTAACAACATTGACCAGATTTTGGGGTTGGCAGATACCACCATCACAGAATTTACCACCTTGATGTTTAAAGACTCGTTGGAAATTTTATGGCGGGTAACGCTGGCCTTTTTGCTGATTGCGGTATTGGATTTTATTTATCAAAAATTTGACTATATCAAGGGCTTGCGCATGAGCAAGCAGGAGATTAAGGATGAGATGAAGCAGATGGAGGGGGATCCTCTGCTCAAAGGGCGCATCCGTCAGATCCAGCGTGAGTTGGCCCAGAGCCGTATGATGCAGGAGGTTCCCAAAGCGGATGTTATCATCACCAACCCGACCCACTATGCCTGTGCCTTGCAATATACCCCTGGGCAGATGAGTGCGCCCAAATTGGTCGCCAAGGGCAAGGGACTGATTGCGGCACGCATTCGTGAATTGGCGGATGAAAACAACATTCCAAGGGTGGAAAACCCCCCATTGGCACGCACCCTATACCGGGATGTGGAGTTGGAGCAGTTTATTCCACCAGAGTTATTTAAGGCGGTGGCTGAGGTGTTGGCCTATGTCTTCAGCCTGAAAAATCGCCGGTCGTAG
- the hslU gene encoding ATP-dependent protease ATPase subunit HslU → MSEFTPREIVSELDRYIIGQNMAKRAVAIALRNRWRRQRLSAEMREEVYPKNILMIGPTGVGKTEIARRLAKLARAPFIKVEATKFTEVGYVGRDVESIVRDLVEMGITMVTEEAKVKVQFQAEDQAEERLLDILLPLPSTGQGEGSAHFGLFGQMEGSSVKPEPTAQQKESRQKMRKMLREGKLDDREIDIDLKEQRRVPMMEVITPQGMEGINLQDMLGGLMGGRTKTRRVKVGEAMKLLTEEEAGKLVDQDTVQQVAIERVEQSGIVFLDELDKVCARGSETRGGDVSREGVQRDLLPLVEGTTVSTKYGMVKSDHILFIASGAFQLAKPSDLLPELQGRLPIRVELESLGKGEFVRILTEPENALTRQYAALMGVENIELVFTDEGIEALAEIATRVNETAENIGARRLHTVMEKLLDELSFSAPDRGGERVVIDAAYVNRQLSDLAADEDLSRFIL, encoded by the coding sequence ATGTCTGAGTTTACCCCCCGTGAGATTGTTTCGGAGTTGGATCGTTATATTATTGGTCAGAACATGGCAAAGAGGGCGGTAGCCATTGCATTGCGCAATCGTTGGCGGCGTCAGCGCTTGAGTGCGGAGATGCGGGAGGAGGTCTATCCCAAAAACATTCTCATGATCGGGCCAACGGGTGTGGGCAAGACGGAGATTGCGCGTCGATTGGCCAAGTTGGCGCGTGCGCCGTTTATTAAGGTTGAGGCGACCAAATTTACCGAGGTTGGTTATGTGGGCCGGGATGTTGAGTCCATTGTGCGGGATTTGGTGGAGATGGGCATAACCATGGTAACGGAGGAGGCCAAGGTTAAGGTGCAGTTTCAGGCCGAAGATCAGGCTGAGGAGCGGTTACTGGATATTTTATTGCCTTTACCGAGCACGGGTCAGGGTGAGGGTAGCGCTCATTTTGGTCTGTTTGGTCAGATGGAGGGTTCATCGGTCAAGCCAGAGCCTACGGCGCAGCAGAAGGAGAGCCGTCAAAAGATGCGCAAAATGCTGCGGGAGGGCAAATTGGATGACCGGGAGATCGACATTGATTTAAAGGAGCAGCGGCGGGTGCCGATGATGGAGGTGATTACACCTCAGGGTATGGAGGGGATTAATTTACAGGATATGTTGGGCGGATTGATGGGGGGGCGCACCAAGACCCGGCGGGTCAAGGTGGGAGAGGCCATGAAGTTGCTCACGGAAGAAGAAGCGGGCAAGTTGGTGGATCAAGATACGGTGCAGCAGGTAGCCATTGAGCGGGTGGAGCAGTCGGGCATTGTCTTTTTGGACGAACTGGACAAAGTGTGCGCGCGGGGGAGTGAAACACGGGGCGGGGATGTATCCCGCGAGGGTGTGCAGCGTGATCTTTTGCCTTTGGTGGAGGGCACCACGGTATCGACCAAGTATGGCATGGTTAAGAGTGACCATATTCTTTTCATTGCGTCGGGTGCGTTTCAATTAGCCAAGCCGTCGGATTTATTACCGGAGTTACAGGGTCGTTTACCGATTAGGGTTGAGTTAGAGAGTTTGGGCAAGGGGGAGTTTGTACGTATTTTGACGGAGCCAGAGAACGCGTTGACACGTCAGTATGCGGCGCTGATGGGGGTTGAAAACATCGAGTTGGTTTTCACGGATGAGGGTATTGAGGCGTTGGCAGAGATCGCCACCCGGGTGAACGAGACGGCGGAGAATATTGGGGCGCGTCGTTTGCACACGGTGATGGAGAAGTTATTGGATGAGTTATCATTCAGTGCGCCAGATCGTGGTGGTGAGCGGGTTGTGATTGATGCGGCGTATGTAAACCGTCAATTGAGCGATTTGGCGGCGGATGAGGACCTTTCGCGCTTTATCCTGTAG
- a CDS encoding arginyltransferase gives MTGMSRIDATAQRLDLLLTPPHACSYLDNHEAAILFVEPSLPMSAPLYEHLMERGFRRSSEHVYRPYCAQCDACVSVRIPVERFKMSRNMRRIWKRNEDLTVASATPTHREEWFELYRRYLASRHAGGPMDDPQPSQFMEFLNASWSHTRFVEFRLNGRLIMVAVVDDQPKSLSAVYTFFDPNEKARSLGTYAILWQTEAAKQAAQPWVYLGYWIKQSPKMRYKSRFTPLEGYRDRRWRDLTPSELA, from the coding sequence ATGACTGGCATGTCACGTATTGATGCAACAGCGCAGCGTTTGGATCTGCTCTTAACCCCTCCACACGCATGCAGCTATTTAGACAATCATGAAGCGGCCATTCTATTCGTAGAACCCAGCCTGCCCATGAGTGCGCCCCTCTATGAGCATCTCATGGAGCGAGGGTTTCGTCGCAGCAGTGAACATGTCTACCGCCCCTACTGCGCCCAATGCGATGCCTGTGTCTCTGTACGTATTCCCGTCGAGCGGTTTAAAATGAGCCGTAATATGCGCCGGATATGGAAACGTAATGAAGACCTAACCGTTGCATCCGCCACACCAACCCACCGCGAAGAGTGGTTTGAACTCTACCGGCGCTACCTCGCTTCACGCCATGCCGGCGGCCCCATGGATGACCCCCAACCCAGCCAGTTTATGGAGTTTCTTAACGCCTCTTGGTCCCATACCCGGTTTGTGGAGTTTCGGTTGAACGGTCGCTTGATCATGGTGGCGGTGGTTGACGATCAACCCAAAAGCCTCTCTGCCGTTTATACCTTTTTCGACCCCAATGAAAAAGCCCGCAGTCTCGGTACCTACGCCATCTTGTGGCAAACCGAAGCGGCTAAACAGGCCGCGCAACCCTGGGTCTACTTGGGCTATTGGATCAAACAGTCGCCAAAAATGCGCTATAAATCCAGATTCACCCCCCTGGAAGGGTACCGCGACCGCCGCTGGCGTGACCTAACCCCCAGCGAATTGGCTTAA
- the hslV gene encoding ATP-dependent protease subunit HslV, giving the protein MFKGTTILSVRRGNHVVMGGDGQVSIGNTVAKSNARKVRLMSDGKVLAGFAGSTADAFTLFERFEGKLSKHGGNLTRAAVEMAKDWRTDRVLRRLEAMLAVADEHCSLLISGNGDVLEPEEGVIAIGSGGPYALSAARALLRHTSLNPRQIVESSLEVAAEICVFTNNNLTIEELGGE; this is encoded by the coding sequence TTGTTTAAAGGTACCACCATTCTTAGTGTGCGTCGGGGTAACCACGTGGTGATGGGTGGGGACGGTCAGGTCTCTATTGGCAACACCGTGGCAAAATCCAACGCGCGTAAGGTTAGATTAATGTCGGACGGGAAGGTTCTGGCTGGATTTGCGGGATCTACGGCGGACGCTTTTACCCTCTTTGAGCGTTTTGAGGGCAAGCTTTCCAAGCATGGGGGTAACCTGACGCGTGCGGCTGTGGAGATGGCTAAGGATTGGCGCACGGATCGGGTATTACGGCGTTTGGAGGCAATGTTGGCTGTGGCCGATGAGCATTGCAGCCTGTTGATCTCTGGCAATGGTGATGTTTTAGAGCCCGAAGAGGGGGTTATTGCCATTGGTTCGGGGGGTCCTTATGCCTTATCGGCGGCACGCGCACTATTGCGGCATACATCGTTAAATCCGCGTCAGATTGTGGAGAGCAGTCTGGAGGTCGCGGCGGAGATCTGTGTGTTTACCAACAACAATTTGACCATTGAAGAGTTGGGTGGCGAATAG
- a CDS encoding IS4-like element ISMasp2 family transposase gives MNQHNREQATVPTPMIDEIKTQSFGVFGVDNAIVDFLQEIGFQAIFNRRGWSKRTGKDLPTLIMLLILHPLLKVPSIHLFCRDHFLSVFAVGKDTFYRLLQRQFPWRNAHWALIKKLLPQWRTLDLGPGYLVADTTVKEKRGDRIEGVCWHHDHNTGRSVAGFEAAHLVWVNKQGTLPLDAALRFSKRPLISNLLHILSYRFDCRSHLGRRYREAAKMSKLDQTVDMVARAIQAGIPAQYFLADAWYSSVKFVKKILDLGVVPLIRWKRNNTKFLFQGERLTSAELYTRFAKGKIRKAKGSKRFKGTFLDAEHPEIGLIRLFFVRLIDPKTGSKEWAVFLTTDRSMGLSNMIEHYANRWGIEVFYKESKQHLGFLNESVRSFEAVIACLHLAAMRHAVLSSMVAIKGSQRDQLAHNLAALTYARKLWHTFRAIFNDALGRTSILENHQKNEVIELFEQEVEAWLSKALMLDPLGSQRQILAETNCET, from the coding sequence ATGAATCAGCATAACAGGGAACAGGCTACTGTGCCTACCCCCATGATTGACGAGATCAAAACCCAATCCTTTGGAGTATTCGGCGTAGATAACGCTATCGTCGATTTTCTCCAGGAAATTGGCTTCCAGGCGATATTCAATCGGCGCGGATGGAGCAAACGAACGGGGAAGGATCTTCCGACGCTGATCATGTTACTGATCCTGCATCCTCTGTTGAAGGTGCCATCCATTCACCTTTTTTGCCGCGACCACTTTCTGTCGGTCTTCGCGGTAGGCAAGGATACCTTCTACCGGTTGCTCCAACGCCAATTTCCATGGCGGAATGCGCATTGGGCGCTAATCAAAAAGTTACTACCCCAGTGGCGAACGCTGGATCTCGGCCCCGGCTACCTTGTTGCCGATACCACCGTCAAAGAGAAGCGTGGTGATCGTATTGAAGGTGTTTGCTGGCATCATGACCACAATACCGGCCGCTCAGTTGCAGGTTTTGAAGCAGCCCACTTGGTCTGGGTTAACAAGCAGGGAACCTTGCCACTGGATGCCGCTTTGCGTTTTTCAAAGCGGCCTCTGATCAGCAATCTGCTCCACATCCTCAGTTACCGGTTCGATTGTCGCTCACATCTTGGACGGCGTTACCGTGAGGCGGCCAAGATGTCTAAGCTTGATCAGACTGTCGACATGGTTGCCAGAGCCATTCAAGCTGGGATTCCGGCCCAGTATTTTCTCGCCGATGCTTGGTACTCATCGGTTAAGTTCGTCAAGAAAATCCTGGATCTGGGCGTGGTCCCCCTGATCCGATGGAAGCGCAACAACACCAAGTTCCTATTCCAGGGCGAGAGACTGACCAGTGCCGAACTTTACACCCGGTTTGCCAAGGGCAAGATCAGGAAAGCTAAGGGGTCCAAGCGCTTCAAAGGAACCTTCCTAGATGCAGAGCACCCCGAAATCGGCCTTATACGTCTGTTCTTCGTCCGGCTGATCGATCCGAAAACCGGCTCGAAGGAGTGGGCCGTCTTTCTGACCACAGACCGGTCAATGGGGCTGTCAAATATGATCGAGCACTACGCCAACCGCTGGGGAATCGAAGTTTTCTACAAGGAATCCAAACAGCACCTTGGTTTCCTTAATGAATCCGTCCGATCCTTCGAAGCAGTCATCGCCTGCCTACACCTAGCTGCCATGCGCCATGCTGTTCTCTCCAGCATGGTGGCGATCAAAGGCAGCCAGCGGGATCAACTCGCCCACAATCTGGCCGCTTTGACCTATGCCCGAAAGCTCTGGCATACCTTCCGCGCCATCTTCAATGATGCCCTTGGCCGAACATCCATTCTTGAAAATCACCAAAAAAACGAGGTAATTGAACTCTTTGAACAGGAGGTCGAGGCTTGGCTCAGCAAGGCATTGATGCTCGATCCCCTTGGTTCACAACGTCAAATTCTGGCCGAAACGAACTGCGAAACTTGA
- the fliR gene encoding flagellar biosynthetic protein FliR, protein MDPAAMMDFFGFTIGEVERMVLIMSRLSGLFLAAPFFSRNVGPKRIRVILLLWITIVIYPIVPPWPGEGNGEVIRMVFTGVVEFSMGIMIGMIAHWVLVSVQIAGTMIGFEMGLSMAMVMDPTSGVQEGVLANLLYLFGLMLFLLLNGHHWLLEGLARSFVSMPLGSPLPHGEPMITIVLQGIVHMFELALLLAAPVVAAAKLLYLGMGLINRASPQIQVFFLAMPVAQLMGFLIMGLTLSIFGQRLTREMELFINLAFRVVGLTP, encoded by the coding sequence GTGGATCCTGCCGCCATGATGGATTTTTTTGGCTTCACCATTGGCGAGGTGGAGCGCATGGTGCTGATCATGTCCCGTCTTTCGGGGCTCTTTTTGGCCGCCCCCTTTTTCTCCCGCAATGTTGGGCCCAAACGTATTCGGGTGATACTGTTATTATGGATCACCATCGTGATCTACCCCATCGTTCCACCCTGGCCGGGGGAGGGCAATGGCGAGGTGATACGCATGGTCTTTACGGGCGTGGTGGAGTTTAGCATGGGCATCATGATCGGGATGATCGCCCATTGGGTACTGGTGTCGGTACAGATTGCGGGTACCATGATCGGCTTTGAGATGGGTCTCTCCATGGCAATGGTGATGGACCCTACCTCGGGCGTGCAGGAAGGCGTTTTAGCTAACCTTTTATATCTTTTTGGGTTAATGCTTTTTTTACTGCTCAATGGCCACCATTGGCTATTAGAAGGGCTGGCCCGCTCGTTTGTGAGCATGCCATTGGGCAGCCCTTTGCCCCATGGTGAACCCATGATTACCATTGTATTACAGGGTATTGTACACATGTTTGAGCTGGCGCTGCTGCTGGCAGCCCCGGTGGTTGCGGCCGCCAAGCTGCTCTATTTGGGCATGGGTTTGATCAACCGTGCTTCACCGCAGATCCAGGTCTTTTTTCTGGCCATGCCGGTGGCACAGTTGATGGGATTTTTAATTATGGGACTCACTCTTTCCATTTTCGGGCAGCGTTTAACCCGCGAGATGGAGCTGTTTATCAACCTTGCCTTCCGGGTGGTTGGGCTTACGCCCTAG
- a CDS encoding regulatory protein RecX, whose translation MTEIELYEQALRWLGRREYGEMELRNRLRTLPEVSLELVNKVVERLLAMDYLSDVRFAEALVRDRTRRGQGSLRIRHELQQKGVPALIIESSLAELAPNDTAQENAHRALVKRFGPTPPEDLKARKKRHDFLTRRGFDGQTIRMVLEALG comes from the coding sequence ATGACTGAGATAGAACTCTATGAGCAAGCGTTGCGCTGGCTTGGCCGCCGGGAATATGGCGAAATGGAGCTGCGCAACCGCCTGCGCACGCTGCCCGAAGTCTCTCTGGAGCTGGTCAATAAGGTGGTGGAGCGCCTACTTGCCATGGACTATCTCAGTGATGTGCGCTTTGCCGAGGCGCTGGTGCGTGATCGCACCCGGCGGGGCCAAGGCAGCCTGCGTATTCGCCATGAACTGCAACAAAAAGGGGTGCCTGCCCTTATTATCGAAAGCAGCCTCGCCGAGCTGGCCCCTAATGATACCGCCCAAGAAAATGCCCACCGAGCCTTGGTAAAACGGTTTGGCCCCACCCCCCCAGAAGATCTGAAAGCCCGTAAAAAACGCCACGATTTTTTGACAAGAAGGGGTTTTGATGGGCAAACCATTCGGATGGTTCTTGAAGCCTTGGGCTGA
- the fliQ gene encoding flagellar biosynthesis protein FliQ — MTADTVQNLVVEALRLALLISAPMLLTALVVGITISLLQAVTQIQEMTLTFIPKILATFLALMLTLPWMIQKLTDYFRHLFDTIPTLIS, encoded by the coding sequence ATGACCGCTGATACCGTCCAAAATCTGGTTGTTGAGGCCCTCCGCCTAGCCCTGCTGATTTCGGCACCCATGCTGCTGACGGCATTGGTTGTGGGTATCACCATCTCATTGCTGCAAGCGGTGACGCAGATTCAAGAGATGACCTTGACCTTTATTCCCAAAATTCTTGCCACCTTTCTCGCGCTGATGCTCACCCTGCCCTGGATGATCCAAAAGCTGACGGACTACTTCCGCCACCTTTTCGACACCATTCCCACTTTAATCAGCTAA
- the thiD gene encoding bifunctional hydroxymethylpyrimidine kinase/phosphomethylpyrimidine kinase, whose amino-acid sequence MLPCVLTIAGSDPCAGAGLQADLKTITALGGYGATVVTAITVQNSVKVSQVHPVEGSLVAAQMRAVLSDLPIKAIKLGMLGNRGVVEAVLSVLDHYPEIPVVADTVLRGSAGGALLADEDVAHFVQHLLPRCHLITPNLDEAQRLTGLEGGVGVADLESLAYRLMGLGCGGVVLTGGHLVGNKVVDTLVCKGGIKRWIGEKIASKEGFHGTGCTLASAVALGVAKGLDDFEAVEEGIAYVRQTIRRSIKLGSGQRFLGHG is encoded by the coding sequence ATGTTGCCTTGTGTTTTGACCATTGCCGGTTCGGATCCCTGCGCGGGGGCAGGCTTGCAGGCCGATCTGAAAACCATTACCGCGCTGGGTGGTTATGGCGCAACGGTTGTGACCGCCATAACGGTGCAGAACAGCGTCAAGGTCTCGCAGGTCCATCCGGTGGAGGGCTCTTTGGTGGCGGCCCAGATGAGGGCGGTGCTGTCGGACCTACCCATTAAGGCGATTAAACTGGGCATGCTGGGTAATCGTGGGGTGGTGGAGGCGGTGTTGAGCGTATTGGACCACTACCCCGAGATACCGGTGGTGGCTGACACGGTGTTGCGGGGCTCTGCGGGTGGGGCTCTGCTGGCGGATGAGGATGTGGCGCACTTTGTCCAGCATCTTTTACCCCGCTGCCATCTGATAACCCCCAATCTGGATGAGGCCCAGCGTCTGACCGGGCTTGAGGGTGGGGTTGGGGTGGCGGATCTGGAGTCCCTGGCTTATCGTTTGATGGGGTTGGGGTGTGGGGGTGTGGTGCTGACCGGGGGTCATCTGGTAGGGAATAAGGTGGTGGATACCTTGGTCTGCAAGGGTGGGATTAAGCGTTGGATAGGGGAGAAAATTGCGAGCAAAGAGGGGTTTCACGGGACCGGTTGCACCCTGGCCTCGGCGGTGGCATTGGGGGTGGCGAAGGGGTTGGATGATTTTGAGGCGGTGGAGGAGGGGATTGCCTATGTCAGGCAGACCATTCGCCGCAGCATAAAACTCGGCAGTGGTCAGCGCTTTTTGGGGCATGGATAG